One window of the Podospora pseudocomata strain CBS 415.72m chromosome 7, whole genome shotgun sequence genome contains the following:
- the RIM21 gene encoding pH-response regulator protein palH/rim21 (COG:S; EggNog:ENOG503NYQ4) — MEARQLFPGNAGPVPTDAPLVSKGRNCGALNLPVGGILSMPNGDVVTLTASAAFRPLCTPVTPPAIIANAGGGSVELDPNVGAMPDDDGWTYSDFRDPFYASTFPQCYALAATTVVAYMLVIMLFVTPRSFLDGGVVVLGRRGFTHSGSGPTIGGRPWFQKVAALSVVISLTIASAATFQAAEEQYIYQIQNAKALQEEVLGGNELKAIRIVSNTFLWLAQAQTLIRLFPRQREKVIIKWTAFALITLDVIFQSLNSFRYTDQTGSNRPGSFSDAIPALSYLFTLALGVLYAAWVVYYSLMKKRYAFYHPQMKNMCLMAALSLMSVLIPVVFFILDIAKPDFTGWGEYVRWVGAAAASVVVWEWVERIEALEREEKRDGILGREVFDGDEMLDVTTSDGRARRRRKGSGSDGGDKEMYVENPPKEKAVTQGERGNTWPSVIAMKAKYRSRLRPKKDQDPADQTTTQTTPQPSDHDRVRSLQPPLWPARPAPTATPISRTDTASAASTVYAVRYHQNTDSASQATPPPPHNTSALSRTASTSSSRSSDGRSTHRTEPPRRPADEGQGPQGGGSSRWQTLTPSFSFKRSRRSDEENAVSSEEKKSPREEGKWDIRGRFEEFTANQAERLREKFRPAPDTDSLPVTVIPAPPRRGAALAQLLEDEELQYQRATTPVRAVSDLRSPTNDSSPTTLVGRSASILTSSRPQVTPSGTQISFADTVRPTEPSSGRHLGGPEGGGPSQDSDSTPGPDNGPDSGGRAPS, encoded by the coding sequence ATGGAAGCCCGCCAGCTATTTCCCGGTAACGCGGGCCCCGTGCCCACCGACGCGCCGTTAGTATCCAAAGGTCGCAATTGCGGTGCTCTCAATCTCCCGGTCGGCGGTATTCTGTCCATGCCAAATGGCGATGTTGTTACCCTCACAGCCTCGGCCGCTTTCCGGCCACTATGCACACCAGTCACTCCACCAGCCATCATTGCCAACGCTGGCGGTGGTTCAGTCGAGCTCGATCCGAATGTAGGGGCAATGCCAGACGACGATGGATGGACATATTCCGACTTTCGCGATCCCTTTTATGCGTCAACCTTTCCTCAGTGCTATGCGCTTGCGGCGACGACAGTAGTTGCGTATATGCTTGTTATCATGTTATTCGTCACGCCACGATCTTTCCTAGATGGTGgagttgttgttcttggtcGACGAGGATTCACTCACAGCGGATCGGGGCCGACGATTGGAGGCAGACCGTGGTTCCAAAAAGTGGCGGCTCTGTCTGTCGTTATCTCACTCACCATTGCGTCTGCTGCGACCTTTcaggctgctgaggagcAATATATTTATCAGATTCAGAATGCGAAGGCGTtgcaggaggaggttttgggtgGCAACGAGCTAAAAGCAATCCGAATTGTCTCCAACACGTTTCTGTGGCTTGCACAAGCCCAAACTCTCATTCGCCTCTTTCCCCGCCAGCGAGAAAAGGTGATCATCAAGTGGACCGCCTTTGCGCTAATCACGCTCGACGTCATCTTCCAATCTCTCAACAGCTTTCGATATACAGACCAGACGGGCTCGAACCGGCCCGGCTCCTTTTCCGATGCCATCCCAGCACTCAGCTACCTCTTCACGCTTGCTCTCGGGGTGCTGTACGCCGCCTGGGTGGTTTACTACTCACTGATGAAGAAGCGATATGCCTTCTATCATCCGCAGATGAAGAACATGTGTCTCATGGCAGCCCTGTCATTGATGTCGGTACTTATTCCCGTGGTCTTTTTTATTCTGGATATAGCAAAGCCAGACTTCACCGGCTGGGGGGAGTACGTCAGATGGGTGGGAGCGGCTGCCGCTAGTGTAGTTGTCTGGGAGTGGGTGGAAAGAATCGAAGCTTTGGAACGGGAAGAGAAACGAGACGGTATTCTCGGAAGAGAGGTGTTTGACGGAGACGAGATGCTCGATGTCACGACTTCTGACGGTCGTGCTCGCCGCAGAAGAAAAGGGAGTGGCAGTGATGGCGGGGATAAGGAGATGTACGTCGAGAATCCACCAAAGGAAAAAGCAGTCACCCAAGGAGAGCGAGGAAATACATGGCCCTCGGTAATCGCCATGAAGGCCAAGTACAGGTCTCGGCTGAGACCAAAGAAGGATCAAGATCCAGCTGACCAAACAACAACGCAAACGACACCACAGCCATCGGATCATGACCGAGTACGATCTTTGCAACCACCGCTTTGGCCAGCAAGACCAGCGCCGACAGCAACACCCATCAGTCGGACAGACACTGCGAGCGCTGCGAGCACGGTGTACGCAGTTCGTTACCACCAAAACACAGACTCGGCATCGCAAGccacaccgccgccgccacacAACACAAGTGCCCTATCACGCACAGCCAGCACATCGTCAAGCCGAAGTAGCGATGGTAGAAGCACTCATCGGACTGAACCACCCCGGAGACCAGCAGATGAAGGCCAAGGGCCACAGGGAGGTGGGTCCAGCAGATGGCAGACCCTCACACCGAGCTTCTCTTTTAAGCGAAGTCGGcggagtgatgaggagaatGCCGTCTCGtctgaggagaagaagtcgccaagagaggaagggaagTGGGACATCCGCGGCCGATTTGAAGAGTTCACAGCAAATCAGGCTGAGCGGTTGCGGGAGAAGTTCCGGCCAGCTCCAGACACGGATAGTCTGCCTGTGACGGTCAttccagcaccacctcgcCGAGGGGCTGCTCTCGCCCAACTgttggaagatgaggagctTCAATACCAGCGAGCGACAACCCCAGTTCGTGCAGTCTCGGATCTGAGGTCACCAACCAATGATTCGTCACCTACTACTCTGGTTGGTCGTTCGGCTTCGATCTTGACAAGTTCGAGACCTCAAGTTACCCCGAGTGGCACTCAGATATCATTTGCGGACACGGTGAGACCTACAGAGCCTTCCTCTGGTCGACACTTGGGAGGGCCTGAAGGAGGGGGCCCATCACAGGACTCTGATTCCACACCAGGCCCAGATAATGGTCCTGATTCTGGTGGCCGCGCTCCTTCATGA